Proteins encoded within one genomic window of Thermococcus celer Vu 13 = JCM 8558:
- a CDS encoding DUF2391 family protein, with protein sequence MMSESNADRMMNPEPEHRIEDEGRTKMEEQLKEIYSSIEELRRETEERKTPDRLGWDDIAQEAIGAVTFALPFVFTSELWEIAKDTSVERSILILLMTLGIAYLFIVKSRIGNLKKEELFHIPKRLLTVIVIAYMISAGLIYLYGINGLADFTVGQYFNATVLISTFAVIGAITVDMVR encoded by the coding sequence ATGATGAGTGAATCCAATGCTGACCGGATGATGAACCCCGAACCTGAGCACCGGATTGAAGACGAAGGGCGAACCAAAATGGAGGAGCAACTCAAAGAAATCTATTCAAGCATTGAGGAGCTGAGAAGGGAGACGGAGGAAAGGAAGACCCCGGACAGGCTCGGATGGGACGATATAGCCCAGGAAGCAATAGGGGCGGTTACCTTTGCCTTACCCTTCGTGTTTACGTCGGAACTATGGGAGATAGCCAAGGACACATCGGTTGAGCGCTCCATCCTCATACTCCTGATGACCCTCGGTATAGCCTACCTGTTCATCGTCAAATCGAGGATAGGAAACCTGAAGAAAGAGGAATTGTTCCACATCCCTAAGAGGCTCCTTACGGTTATCGTCATAGCCTACATGATATCGGCGGGGTTGATATACCTGTACGGGATAAACGGACTGGCGGATTTCACGGTGGGTCAGTATTTCAACGCCACCGTACTCATAAGCACCTTCGCCGTGATAGGCGCGATAACGGTTGACATGGTGAGGTGA
- a CDS encoding S-layer protein: MRKALVSFVGLVVLGLLLAPINAAVTGINSSNTVIVLPTTKIVNGVPLHIGEDAISGSRLGAFLVLRGISQGTYTKTVFVPVEYHSVLIADENQTYKLNSRDMPDVGLNVSEEPVGKGIVIQVNFSRVDFNSTKKAAEFKDRSVEIVFNENTTPLDIGGNYKVVSTTVNGKDTMYFYSALNVSGVSSSLGDTLSVGAWSIKFVDINVNQEEMLVDLTYPSGLLKQKTMEKNSYYIMYVDANGNEDFEPFSTYPESRINELLESGVRNLFVFTPTGFFVGIGGTKSVIYDYQYYEKVKQYGDGDVYSGQWVWDIDPANNLYVLYLHVNESAGFKRVFAGEGSSVKLPTDWGLELRPLFTKNDKGEVTGVEGYRFVRVTSVKKTVSVVAPKIEATDDVYKFIINDTELTSLPSDKNVIIVGGWVSNKAWALLEQVYGNETINSIKDEVMKKGYVVKELNNPHNSRYKVIILAGKTHEETAIAVEEFMRGM; this comes from the coding sequence ATGAGAAAGGCTTTAGTTTCCTTCGTGGGCCTGGTGGTTCTGGGCCTGCTCCTTGCGCCGATCAACGCCGCCGTTACGGGAATCAACTCCTCCAACACGGTGATCGTGCTACCCACCACCAAGATAGTGAACGGGGTTCCTCTTCACATCGGCGAAGACGCCATAAGCGGTTCGAGGCTCGGTGCCTTCCTCGTTCTCCGCGGTATTTCCCAGGGAACGTACACGAAAACCGTCTTCGTACCCGTGGAATACCACAGCGTTCTTATAGCCGATGAAAACCAGACCTACAAGCTCAATTCCCGTGACATGCCCGACGTCGGCCTCAACGTCAGTGAGGAGCCGGTTGGAAAGGGTATAGTCATCCAGGTCAACTTCTCGCGCGTAGATTTTAACTCCACCAAAAAGGCCGCCGAGTTCAAGGATAGGAGCGTGGAGATAGTATTCAACGAGAACACAACTCCCCTGGACATCGGGGGTAACTACAAGGTTGTCTCCACCACGGTTAACGGCAAGGACACGATGTACTTCTACTCGGCCCTGAACGTGAGCGGGGTCTCGAGTTCCCTCGGTGATACCCTCAGCGTTGGCGCCTGGAGCATAAAGTTCGTTGACATAAACGTTAACCAGGAGGAGATGCTCGTTGACCTGACCTACCCGAGCGGCCTTCTGAAGCAGAAGACCATGGAGAAGAATTCCTATTATATCATGTACGTCGATGCCAACGGCAACGAGGACTTCGAACCCTTCAGTACGTACCCGGAGAGCAGGATAAACGAACTCCTCGAAAGCGGCGTCAGGAACCTGTTCGTCTTCACCCCGACTGGCTTTTTCGTCGGCATCGGGGGCACCAAGAGCGTTATCTACGACTACCAGTACTACGAGAAGGTCAAGCAGTACGGGGACGGCGACGTTTACAGCGGGCAGTGGGTCTGGGACATCGACCCCGCCAACAACCTGTACGTGCTCTACCTCCACGTTAACGAGAGTGCCGGGTTCAAGCGGGTCTTCGCCGGTGAAGGTTCGTCGGTAAAACTGCCCACGGACTGGGGACTTGAGTTAAGACCCCTCTTCACGAAGAACGATAAGGGCGAGGTAACGGGCGTTGAGGGCTATCGCTTCGTCCGCGTTACGTCCGTTAAAAAGACCGTGTCCGTAGTCGCACCCAAGATAGAGGCCACGGATGACGTCTATAAGTTCATAATCAACGACACCGAGCTCACGAGCCTTCCCTCGGATAAGAACGTCATAATAGTCGGCGGCTGGGTCAGCAACAAGGCCTGGGCCCTTCTGGAGCAGGTCTACGGGAATGAGACCATCAACTCCATTAAGGACGAAGTTATGAAGAAGGGCTACGTGGTAAAGGAGCTCAACAATCCGCACAACTCCAGGTATAAGGTCATTATCCTCGCGGGGAAGACCCACGAAGAGACCGCCATCGCAGTGGAGGAGTTCATGAGAGGAATGTGA
- a CDS encoding DUF3226 domain-containing protein, which produces MRIVTGDRFEAFVDEKTFLFPEYRKNRDELVAFVDSLRGDETVVTSSLELIDLIARRFWRGEENVLIYSDTGKGLTLREAYELRKYLDFDVRGGFSGEEAKTGVLFVEGKTDAKFFKAVFKKLFEFRESREAPFNLRFIERVFERDNFDLLRRDDGYHLAVIPSEGNSGVIRNLGNFLRAMEVFDFAVDRIGAAVDIDEDRESALSSITGKLSGFKTKKTPHGYLVGRTEVVPLVIGLPFRDEIIDWKKPTVEDLMLHLIAKEGLLERVRPGLEALNGSLGRKLKPKEVMYLALSAYGHWGNLEGFYELFVMRSRFRNLKAVLREAGLMEGLMYLAGWEKRR; this is translated from the coding sequence ATGAGGATAGTAACGGGCGATAGATTCGAGGCCTTTGTTGATGAGAAGACCTTCCTCTTCCCGGAATATCGAAAAAACCGCGACGAGCTTGTGGCTTTCGTGGACTCCCTAAGGGGGGACGAGACCGTCGTCACCTCGAGCCTCGAGCTCATAGATTTGATCGCCCGGAGGTTCTGGAGGGGCGAGGAGAACGTTCTAATATACTCTGACACGGGAAAGGGCCTCACCCTCAGGGAGGCCTACGAACTCAGGAAGTACCTCGACTTCGACGTCCGCGGCGGCTTCTCGGGTGAGGAGGCGAAGACGGGCGTTCTATTCGTCGAGGGTAAAACCGACGCCAAGTTCTTCAAGGCGGTCTTTAAGAAGCTCTTCGAGTTCAGGGAGAGCAGGGAAGCGCCGTTTAACCTGAGGTTCATCGAGAGGGTCTTCGAGCGCGACAACTTCGACCTGCTGAGGAGAGATGACGGTTACCACCTCGCCGTGATCCCGAGCGAGGGCAACTCCGGGGTGATAAGGAACCTCGGGAACTTCCTCAGGGCGATGGAGGTCTTTGACTTCGCCGTCGATAGAATCGGGGCCGCGGTGGACATCGACGAGGACAGGGAGAGCGCGCTCTCCTCGATAACCGGAAAGCTCTCGGGCTTTAAAACAAAGAAGACGCCCCACGGCTACCTCGTTGGGAGAACCGAGGTGGTTCCGCTGGTGATAGGCCTGCCCTTCAGGGATGAGATCATAGACTGGAAGAAGCCCACCGTCGAGGACCTGATGCTCCACCTCATAGCTAAGGAGGGGCTCCTTGAGAGGGTAAGGCCCGGGCTGGAGGCGCTCAACGGGAGCCTCGGGAGGAAGCTGAAGCCCAAGGAGGTCATGTACCTCGCGCTCTCTGCCTACGGTCACTGGGGGAACCTGGAGGGCTTCTACGAGCTCTTCGTTATGCGCTCCCGCTTCAGGAACCTGAAGGCCGTCCTGAGGGAGGCGGGTCTCATGGAGGGCCTGATGTACCTCGCGGGTTGGGAGAAAAGGAGGTGA
- a CDS encoding DHH family phosphoesterase codes for MVVKECPECGGTGKVKAGEKECPVCGGWGYVPADFKVGEKLKGYRNLDYFGVEDEVDEIPCPECHGKGTVPVYDTCPTCGGTGRVLACDICGKVKGPWEPGMETTWVCPDCMRKYKVVYVLDKTCDVEDIEVGNVYKGTIDRVERFGVFVKLNPHVRGLIRKKDLLGGRKYKPGEEILVQVLDVKPDRGEVDLIESALRNYKEVTVRKELPVTLIQDLSKDMAGETVKLRGKVTQIQVTGGPTVFTITDGTGITWAAAFEAPGVRAYPKINVGDVVEVIGKVAFHSGEIQIETSDITRLWGPEAAEVKKRIEEELDRRAQPEDVGFLVQSEVLEKLKPRIMKAAFMIRRAIYEGRPILLRHHADTDGYTSGLALEYAIVPLIEEVSPDSGARWKLFKRRPSRAPFYELEDVLKDIIFMIEDHEKFGDPLPLLVIVDNGGTSEDIPAYRRIRAYGVPIVVIDHHDPREWVSEDKAKVDDYVDVHVNPHHVKRGYYELTAGMLATEVARFINPEVEDRIKHLPAIAGTGDRSKAPEFYQYLEIARKAKGLTEEDLKKIAEVIDHEAYFWKFMDGHGVIDEILLLTGNLQRHRELIDAVYPEVREKQEKALKASLPHVKSVVLPNGIRFNTIDIELFAPKFSYPSPGKLSGLIHDHFKEKYGEDAPILTLAYGPDFAVVRAADGMAAYNFDLNEIIPRLQEALPSAGVEGGGHSYAGSIKFFEGMRKEVLEEFAKQVVRLRKSASG; via the coding sequence ATGGTGGTTAAAGAGTGTCCCGAGTGCGGTGGAACCGGGAAGGTCAAGGCGGGCGAGAAGGAATGCCCTGTGTGCGGGGGCTGGGGTTACGTTCCCGCTGATTTCAAAGTCGGCGAGAAGCTCAAGGGTTACCGGAACCTCGATTACTTCGGCGTTGAGGACGAGGTTGACGAGATACCCTGTCCCGAGTGCCACGGCAAGGGAACCGTTCCCGTTTACGACACATGCCCGACTTGCGGTGGAACCGGGAGAGTTCTGGCCTGCGACATCTGCGGCAAGGTTAAGGGGCCCTGGGAGCCGGGCATGGAGACCACGTGGGTCTGCCCGGACTGCATGAGGAAGTACAAGGTGGTTTACGTTCTCGACAAGACCTGCGACGTCGAGGACATAGAGGTGGGCAACGTCTACAAAGGAACCATCGACAGGGTGGAGCGCTTCGGCGTCTTCGTTAAACTGAACCCGCACGTTAGGGGCCTGATACGGAAGAAGGACCTCCTCGGCGGCAGGAAGTACAAGCCCGGTGAGGAGATACTCGTCCAGGTTCTCGATGTGAAGCCCGATAGGGGTGAGGTTGACCTCATCGAGTCGGCCCTCAGGAACTACAAGGAGGTAACCGTCAGGAAGGAGCTCCCGGTAACGCTCATCCAGGATCTGAGCAAGGACATGGCGGGAGAAACCGTCAAACTCCGCGGCAAGGTCACCCAGATACAGGTCACTGGCGGGCCGACAGTCTTCACGATAACCGACGGGACGGGAATAACCTGGGCGGCCGCCTTCGAGGCCCCGGGGGTGAGGGCCTACCCGAAGATAAACGTCGGCGACGTCGTCGAGGTCATCGGGAAGGTGGCCTTCCACTCGGGCGAGATACAGATAGAGACCAGTGACATTACGAGGCTCTGGGGGCCGGAGGCGGCGGAGGTCAAGAAGCGCATAGAGGAGGAACTCGACAGGCGCGCGCAGCCGGAGGACGTCGGTTTCCTCGTTCAGAGCGAGGTCCTCGAGAAGCTCAAGCCCAGGATAATGAAGGCGGCGTTCATGATACGCAGGGCGATATACGAGGGCAGGCCCATCCTGCTGAGGCACCACGCGGACACCGACGGCTACACCTCCGGTCTGGCCCTCGAGTACGCGATAGTCCCTCTCATAGAGGAGGTCTCACCAGATTCCGGTGCGAGATGGAAGCTCTTCAAGAGGAGGCCGAGCAGGGCGCCCTTCTACGAGCTGGAGGACGTGCTCAAGGACATAATCTTCATGATAGAGGACCACGAGAAGTTCGGCGACCCGCTACCTCTCCTCGTCATAGTGGACAACGGGGGAACGAGCGAGGACATTCCGGCGTACAGGCGCATAAGGGCCTACGGCGTTCCGATAGTCGTCATAGACCACCACGACCCGCGCGAGTGGGTGAGCGAGGATAAGGCGAAGGTTGATGACTACGTGGATGTCCACGTCAACCCCCACCATGTGAAGCGCGGCTACTACGAGCTCACCGCCGGAATGCTGGCGACGGAGGTGGCCCGCTTCATAAACCCCGAAGTTGAGGACAGGATAAAGCACCTGCCGGCCATAGCGGGAACCGGAGACAGGAGCAAGGCCCCCGAGTTCTACCAGTACCTCGAGATAGCGAGGAAGGCGAAGGGCCTAACGGAGGAGGACCTCAAGAAGATAGCCGAGGTGATCGACCACGAGGCCTACTTCTGGAAGTTCATGGACGGACACGGGGTGATAGACGAGATACTCCTCCTGACGGGCAACCTCCAGAGGCACCGCGAGCTAATCGACGCCGTCTATCCCGAGGTCAGGGAGAAGCAGGAGAAGGCCCTGAAGGCTTCCCTGCCCCACGTCAAGAGCGTCGTCCTCCCCAACGGGATAAGGTTCAACACGATAGACATAGAGCTCTTCGCCCCGAAGTTCTCCTACCCGAGCCCGGGCAAGCTCTCCGGCCTGATACACGACCACTTCAAGGAGAAGTACGGCGAGGACGCGCCGATACTGACGCTCGCCTACGGCCCGGACTTCGCCGTCGTCAGGGCCGCCGACGGGATGGCGGCTTACAACTTCGACCTCAACGAGATAATCCCGAGGTTGCAGGAGGCCCTGCCGAGTGCCGGGGTGGAGGGAGGCGGCCACAGCTACGCCGGCTCCATAAAGTTCTTCGAGGGCATGAGGAAGGAGGTCCTGGAGGAGTTTGCAAAGCAGGTGGTCAGGCTGAGGAAGTCGGCCTCTGGATGA